Genomic DNA from Carettochelys insculpta isolate YL-2023 chromosome 15, ASM3395843v1, whole genome shotgun sequence:
GGACAGAGGCGGCTGCCCGTTGTCCTTCACCAGGGCCACCACACGCTGCTTCGCAGCATCTCTCTCCGAAACGGCGCGGGCGGTCCGGACCTCCCCGCTGTGCAGCCCCACACGGAACAGCGACGGATCCGTGGCCTGCACCACGTGGTACGACAGCCACGCGTTGTGCCCCGAGTCCGCGTCCACCGCCACCACCTTGCTCACCAGATAACCCGCCTCGGACGACCGAGGCACCAGCTCCAAGGACCCCGACTccgcccccgaccccgaccccgccGGCGGATACAGGATGCGAGGGGCGTTGTCGTTCCGGTCCACAATAAACACCCGCACGCTCACATTGCTGCTCAGAGCCGGGGACCCGCCGTCTGCCGCCTGCACCTGCAGCTCGAACGCCCGCAGCTGCTCGTAGTCGAAGGAGCGCTGCGCGTACACAGCCCCGCTCTGCGCGTTCAGGGACACATACGACCACACGGGCCCCTCCGCCACGCTGCTGCGCACGATGGAGTAAGTCACTCGCGCGTTGCGCTCCGCGTCGCCGTCGGAGGCGCTCACCCGCAAAATGGAGGCCCCCGACGGGTTGTTCTCGCCCACGTAGGCGGTGTACGAGGCTTCCGCAAACACTGGGGCGTTGTCGTTCACATCCGAGACCTGCAGCAGGATGTTGGTGTGGGCGGACAGCGGGGGGGAGCCTCCGTCCCTGGCGGTGATGCTGATGTTGTACTGCGGGGTGCGCTCCCGGTCCAGGGGCCAGTCCGTCAGCACCTTGTAGTAGTGCTTGGAAGACGACACGATTTTAAAAGGCAAATTACGCTGAATGTGACACGTGACTTGTCCATTTTTCCCCGTATCTTGGTCGCGAACTTTGAGCAGCGCTATCACCGTCCCGGGCACCGAGTCTTCGGGAATGGGACTGAACACGGATGTGAAAGCCATTTCTGGGGCGTTGTCATTTTCATCCAGTATTGTTATGTGAACTTTACATTGGGCCGTCTGGCCACCCGCATCCCTGGCTTCAACCCGCAGCGCGTATTTCTGTGTGTTTTCAAAATCCAGCTCCCCTCTATTCGTAATTCTGCCGCTCTCCGGATCCAAGTGAAACACGGCGCGAGCATTACCCGGAGTGTTGCTGAATGAGTAGGTGATTTGAGCGTGTGACCCTTCGTCCCTGTCCGTGGCTGTcacctgcagcaccagggagccCGGGGGGAGGTTCTCGCTCACGCTGGCTGTGTAGATCTCCTCGGTAAATTCCGGGGCGTTGTCATTGGCGTCGGTGACATTGACCCTGATCTGAGCCGTCCCGCTCCTGGCCGGGTCTCCCCCATCCACGGCCgtcagcaccaagtggtgggagcttTGCTTTTCCCGATCCAAAGCTTTTTCCAGCACCAACTCCGGGTATTTAGTCCCGTCCGGGCTCTCCTTCACCGCCAGGGTGAAATGcgggtcctggctcagctggtaCCGCTGCACCGAGTTGCTCCCCGCGTCTGGGTCTTGCGCAGGCTCCAGCTGAAATCGCGCCCCCGGCGGCGCTAACTCGTTGATTTCCAGGTCGGTGCTGCTCTGGAGGAACCGCGGGGCGTTGTCATTAATGTCCCGGATCGCTACGGTCACGTGGAAAACATTCAGGGGCTTTTCCACCACCGCCTCGAGCGCCAGCGCGCACAGCGGGGTCTCCCCGCACAGCCCCTCCCGGTCTATCCGGCCGGCCACGCGCAGGTCGCCAGTGTCCCCGTTCACGCTCAAGTGCGGCTGTTCCGAACTGATCCGGAGCTTCCGCTGCGGCAGGTCTCTGACGTCCAAGCCCAGGTCCTTGGCGAGGTTCCCCACCAGGGAGCCCGGGGGCATTTCCTCGGCAACCGAGTAGCGGAGCTGCTCCGCGCCCGCCCGGCCGAGCACAGCGAGCACGAAGGCGAGCAGCGGTACCTGCCGCGGGAGCGCCCGGCCCGGCTCGCGGCGCCCGGGTTCCACCGCGGTCTCCATCGCTCTTTGCTCCGCTGCGCTCGGGGCTTGGAACCGCTCCGGGCTGCAGAAATGGCCGAGCCCGCAGAGCGCGCACAGTCCGGGGGCTTTGCTCGGCTGCAAGGGGCGCTCTGAGGCGGCTCCGGTTTCTCAGCTGCGCCGGGCAGGTCTCTGCTCCTCCGCTCTGCGCCGTGTGACGGAGCCACCGCAGCGCGGGCGGTTCCGGTGGATCTCCGGCTGCAGCCCCGGCTGCGCATTGGCCGACAGCGGCACTCCGCGCCTCAGCCGAGAACTGCAGCCGCAGTCACCTCACACGGCGGCGGAGCGGCTTAGTCGCTTTATTTTCATTAAATCATCAGTTTTATAAACGAAACAAGGTATTGAAAGGCCCCGTCCCCTCCCTGTGGGCTGAACGAAACTTGGTGCCAGAGCAGAACATCTGTCTgtcgctctctctaggtgtggAAGCTGCAGTAAGAAATCTTGTCCGTTTCTGAAGCTCACCCTGTTCATTGAGGTCCAGAAGCAGGTGGGGAACGAGGAGAGTTTGAGGACGGATGTTTTATAAATGAGGAAGTTTGCAGGAGAATGGGGCTGCTGCGAAAGGCTGCAATCCATCCCTAACAAGGAGGATTCTTTCCAGGCTGTAGCTCATGGTTGGGAGGAGGGTGTGGTAAAACTGGCACACCCAGAGTAGGGTGAGTCAGAAGAATaggacagggctgagggaactgcagCCAGGTAAAGGTGGAATAAATCTGACTGAGGACTAGAAGGTCCCTGCGCTGGAACCTGGAGCAGTGATTGAGTCAGAgttcccagccagccactgcaagGGGCAGTTTGTACGAAGACTGAGCCTGTTTAGGAGAAGAGactttcccctcctcctggaAGGAGGCACCTAGCCAGAGAGCTGAGTCATTACGCGACTGCAGCAGCTTCTGGAGTGAGAGAGGTACAGCGAACAAAGAAACGAATGGGGCGGGGCGCTTTTCAGCCACTGGGAGAGGAGTCACCCTCGTGAGATAGTCTCCAGAACGGTCAGGAGGAGGCACCAAACCTCCTCTGCTGCAATGTTAAGCCCATTgggtttttttcttatttttgcaacttaaggagaacaatttttcaccaTCCACCTTTCGTCTGTCCAAAACCTGTTGTCAtgctcccctcagtctcctcttctccacGCTAAAAAACACCAGCAGTAAAACTGTCTGCTTAGATACTGCGTCTAGTGGGTGATGTTAAATATTGCATTCAGTATTTTTTATCTGGCAATATACTGTACATGTGGAAAGCCCACTTCTACCTACAGAAGCTCAAGGCACAGGTCTTGATTTATTTAATCATGATGCACTGACCCTCTAGCAGGGTTCTTAAACTTTTTGCCCTCACACCTCCCCTAAAAGTGAACTTAAATGTTTAGACTTCCCATCCTTCCCCAAATTAATCAATGAAGCAATCAAGACATAATTAAGATGATAAAAGGACTTTATTTCTAGCCAATTCCtcacatacataaaaatataaaataactaCACTGAAAAGTTCTTCAGGACCACCTTAACGAGACGGCTGTTGCTGCTTTTGGCCAGTAAGGACAAAAATTCGAGGGGATGGTCTTGGACAATGCTAGGTGCATGCCATGCCTGGCATCCAACCGATTTCTAGCCATTGTCTTCACACTGAACAGTGTTGAAAATCCAGATTTGCAGAGATAGGTTGTAGCAAATGGGATCAAGGCTGAAAGAGCTTTCTTTGCCAAAACTGGATGGGCAGCTATTTGAGAGCACCAAAATTCATCAAGATTTTGATTGGAGAATCcttgcttcagcaaagctttgttCTGCAAATCGATGATGTCATCCTTCTGCATGTCAACATCATCCATCAAGTCCAAATTAAAGGTGAAAGGATGTTGAATCCACTTGTCATTTTTCAATTCATCTTTTCCAAAGTAATTATCAAAAGAGTCCACGAGATTTTCCAGATGCCTCAAAATATCACCTTGAATCCAATCTGGGACCATCTCTAACAAACCCTCTCCAGAGAGAATATTTTCCAGAGTAGGAAAAGTTGCATAATTGTTCTTCTCCACACATCTCTTCCAAAGAGCCAGTCTTTGCTGGAAGGCAGCAATCTTCTCATTTGCATCCAGAACAGTCACTTCTGACCCTTAAAGTGAAATGTTGAGATCATTCAATTGTTGGAATATATCTGGAAGATAGGCCAATGACACAATGAAACCTTGGGTTTCAAACTCTTCAcacagtttgttttccttttttcaaagaaACATAGCTATCTCAGTTCTAACTTCCATAACACCAGTGAAGACTCTTCTATGAGCAAGCCAACGTACTCTGTGTGATACAACAATACTTCATGAGCAGCTCCAACTTCTTGgcagaatattttgaagagtCTGTGGTTCAGCGCTCAAGATCAGATGATGTTCACTGCTTGAACAGCAGTATCCATGGCTGATTTCAGTCTTGGAGAAAGAGTTTTTGATGCCAATGCATGATGGTGTAGAAAATAGTGGATGACCTCCATTGGCGGGGCCTCCACCTGCACCAAAGCTCCAAAGCCAGATTTCTTCCCTAGCATGGAAGGTGCACCATCAGTGCATATGAAGCCCAATTTCACCTTCCAGTTCAGTCCATTTTTTGAAAAGAACTCATCAATCAGCTGGTACACATCAACAGCTTTTGTGGTAGCCAACAGGAGTTCACAGAACAAAAACTCTTCTTTGATGCATGTTTTGGTGGTGTATCTCACAAAAGCCAAGAGTTGACTGCATTCAGCCTCACCAATACTTTCATCCAATTGATGCCCAAAGGGCAGAGTCACTTTCTTGAGTTCCTTCATGAGCTGATCCCAAATATCAGCTGACATATCCAAAATTTGACAACTGATGACATCATTTGACAGGTATTTCAGCAATCTGTTTCCTCTGTTGCTTTCGGAGAACAACTTCAACCATTTGAAGGGCACAAGGCTTGATCAGAGTCTCACAAATTGTGTGAGGCTTTTTGTTCTTTGCTATGAGATATGCCACTTTGTAGGAGGCCTCAAGGAGTGGCTTCTGAGGTAGATCCAAAACCCAACTTGGCTAAAGTGCCTGATGAGTGGAATTGAACTTTCTTCTGCTTCAGTGACTCCAGTGAGTCTCCAGAATTTCCTGGGTGCACATTTGTGAAATGCTCTCAGAGTTTGGCAGGCCTCATGTTATCATTACAGAGAACTTTTGCACACAAGAAGCACTGAGGTTTTTCAGTTCCATCGGGGTCAAGACAGCACATGAACCCATATTTCATATAATTCTCActatatttccttttctttggcaTTTTCTCCTCTTCTTGAGGGGACAGAAAAATGTAAACTAAACTATCGATCGTGGTAGAGTTAGACGCAAAACCAACTACCCGCGCCGAAGACAGACTGCTAACTGAACCAGTGTGTGGGGGCAAACTACATGACAATATGGCGCAACACAAGAGAAAGCAGCATGCCTGACCTTGAACAGGCATAACTGAGGCACAGGATGTGTGTGAAGATTGCAGTAATTCTACAAAGGCGCAATATTGTGTCtgacctaattttttaaaagtgtcagccttgaggaaaaaaaatcacctcttgTTGCATCAGCCAATCAAAATGCAACACCGTTAGCAAGATGTTACGTTCTGTCGTAACCAGTTTAAAGCAATTTGGTGGAATATGGCTGAATAGCTCTAACGATGAAAGTAGCTGTTATTCTCTTAAGTATTCAATCTCATCCCAAATTCCCCTATATTTAATTAATAAGAATTTAATGTTAATTTTAATTCATAATATAAATGATAAAGAATTCTAAACTTTAGAATTTTATACAGTGAGAAAGCAATTACGATAAATTTTCTGGGAGGCACCTCACACCTCCCCTGTACCCCCTCTGCACCTCCCCTGGGGAGGTACACCCCACAGATTAAGAACCCCTGCCCTACAGAAATAGAATGGCCATGGTACTAAAGGGGAACATGGCTTTTCCATGGGATCCAAGATGACTTTGGGCACTGAAAAATTACAAGTGATTGAACTTCAAATACTTTCAACTGttattcaaatatttttcaaaaagtaaaTCTACAATATATATGTTACAACTATAGGATATTTGTTTTAAGCATTTCATTAGAATCTGGTTGAGAGGAAATGAATAATTCATTGATTTTGCTGCTGGCGATTAATGACGgttcagaaaatcaggccaatCAAATCTTTATACCATCTCTGTGTATGTTAGAGATaggtaattgtgtgtgtgtgtgtgggtaatTGTGTGTGCGTATCTGTGAAATGAAAGACATGTGACATTTAGAAGGATTGGCAGTCTTTTTAGAGCTGGAAATAACTATGAAATTTCCCACCGAACAGCAAAAAGGGTTACTTCCTAAGAAGGAAATTAAATCGGTATTTTAAAAACTTTGttaaattattgtatttcttatttttttcctacTACAAGAAGCAGCAGAACCCACTGATAGTATAAAAAGTCTCCTAGAAATGTAGTTACTGTAAAGAAATGCACTGGAATTAAAAGAAGGATATTTTCACTGGAGATGTATGACGGAGTGATTGTTAATCTTAGCTGATTCTGTCATACTTCTTTCTGACATTAGGCAAGTTATTTAACTTCTTCACGTCCGGTAAAATGGGAATAACTCGGATCCACCCACCCAAACGGGGTATAGTGAAAACAAATTCATGCAGTTTTCAGACTGTAAAATGCAAGAGTCAGTGCCTAAAAATCTTTAACAAATAAGAGCTTAACAAAGGTCTTGCACAACAGCGCAGGAATACTAGCCTCGGACAATTATTAAAACAATTAACGAATCCAAAACTCAGAGAAGTCATGCAATTGGAAGTTTACCGCTTCCGCAGTTTCCGCTTCAGATTTTAAGACGCTACAACCGTTGCTCATAAGGAAGGTTCCACAATTTTCACCTTCCACAACTTTCTCTCCCATCCGGGCGCTGGGTTTCCGGAAGGTGCATTTATTGCTCTTTAAGTCCGAGGACAAGCACAGCTGGTAGGAATACGGCAAAGTCCCATCTTCGTAGTTGGGGGGGAACATGGAGCCCGACTTGGAATAAGGCTCCGGACCAAAACACTGAAGTAATCTGGGGCTCCGCCAACTTCGCACTTTCATGGCAACGGCCAGGGCCACCGTCAGCAGGAACACAAAGGAGATCAAGGCCAAAGCCAGCACCAGGTAGAACTGCAAAGCCGCCTCCGGGCCCGACTCACCCGCCCTCTCGCGCATTTCCGGAACCGCCTCTTGCAAGTTCTCCGCAAGCACCAGGCTCACAGTCACGGTGGCGGACAGAGGCGGCTGCCCGTTGTCCTTCACCAGGGCCACCACACGCTGCTTCGCAGCATCTCTCTCCGAAACGGCGCGGGCGGTCCGGACCTCCCCGCTGTGCAGCCCCACACGGAACAGCGACGGATCCGTGGCCTGCACCACGTGGTACGACAGCCACGCGTTGTGCCCCGAGTCCGCGTCCACCGCCACCACCTTGCTCACCAGATAACCCGCCTCGGACGACCGAGGCACCAGCTCCAACGACCCCgaacccgaccccgaccccgccGGCGGATACAGGATGCGAGGGGCGTTGTCGTTCCGGTCCACAATAAACACCCGCACGCTCACATTGCTGCTCAGAGCCGGGGACCCGCCGTCTGCCGCCTGCACCTGCAGCTCGAACGCCCGCAGCTGCTCGTAGTCGAAGGAGCGCTGCGCGTACACAGCCCCGCTCTGCGCGTTCAGGGACACGTACGACCACACGGGCCCCTCCGCCACGCTGCTGCGCACGATGGAGTAAGTCACTCGCGCGTTGCGCTCCGCATCGCGGTCGGAGGCGCTCACCCGCAAAATGGAGGCCCCCGACGGGTTGTTCTCGCCCACGTAGGCGGTGTACGAGGCTTCCGCAAACACTGGGGCGTTGTCGTTCACATCCGAGACCTGCAGCAGGATGCTGGTGTGGGCGGACAGCGGGGGGGAGCCTCCGTCCCTGGCGGTGATGCTGATGTTGTACTGCGGGGTGCGCTCCCGGTCCAGGGGCCCGTCCGTCAGCACCTTGTAGTAGTGCTTGGAAGACGACACGATTTTAAACGGCAAATCATCTTGTACGCGACAGGTCACTTCTCCATTTGCCCCATCGTCGGGGTCCCGGGCTTTGAGCAGCGCTATCACCGTCCCGGGCGCCGAGTCTTCGGGGATGGGACTGAACACGGATGTCAGCGTGACCTCGGGGGCGTTGTCGTTTTCATCGAGCACTTCCACTTGCACTTTGCAGTGGCCCGTCAGACCTCCCCCGTCCCGGGCCTCCACGCCCAGCGTGTAGCTGCTTTTTAATTCAAAGTCCAGAACGCCCTGTGTCGTGATGCGTCCGCTGGCGGGATCCAGCGCGAAGAGGCGCCGCGCGCTCTGCGGCAGGCTGCTGAAGGAATAGGTTATTTGGGCATTTGCACCCTCATCCGCATCCGTTGCCGTCACGTGCAGCACGAGGGCGCCCTGGGGCCGGTTCTCTCGCAGGCTGACCTTGTACATTTGGTCGGAGAACACGGGGGGGTTGTCATTGGCATCGAGAACGTCAATCTGAATGGAAACTGTGCCCGTCTGCACTGGGTCGCCGCCATCCAGGGCGGACAAGGTCAGGCGAAGGGACCCGCCCCTCTCTCGGTCCAAGGGTTTCTCCAGCACTAATTCCGCGTACTTTTCGCCGTCCGGATTTTCCTTCAGCTCCAGCACAAAGTAGGGATTTGAGCTGAGCTGGTAATTCTGCAGCGAGTTGATTCCAACATCGGGGTCCTGGGCCGGCTCTAGCGGGAATCGCGCGCCGGCTCGTTCGAGTTCACTGATTTCCAAGTCGATACTGTCCTTAGGGAACCGCGGCGCGTTGTCGTTAATGTCCTGGATGGCGACAGTCAGGTGGAAAACATGTAGCGGGTTTTCAGCCACCACCTCTAAATGCAGGACGCACAGCGGGGTCTCCCCGCACAGCCCCTCCCGGTCTATCCGGCCGGCCACGCGCAGGTCGCCATTGTCCCCGTTCACGCTCAAGTGCGGCTGTTCCGAACTGATCCGGAGCTTCCGCTGCGGCAGGTCTCTGACGTCCAAGCCCAGGTCCTTGGCGAGGTTCCCCACCAGGGAGCCCGGGGGCATTTCCTCGGCAACCGAGTAGCGGAGCTGCTCCGCGCCCGCCCGGCCGAGCACAGCGAGCAGGAAGGCGAGCAGCGGTACCTGCCGCGGGACCGCCCGGCCCGGCTCGCGGCGCCCGGGTCCCATCTCGCTCACTCCCAGCGCCTGTTGCCTCCCCCGGTGTATTCGGATATTCCGGGTCCAATTCCCGTCAGCTCGCAGGCTCCTCAGTGCCGGAACGGccattcccagctcccttctgcctcCGAAGTCCTGCTGGGGAAGGACTCCGTGTGGTAACGCCCTGTGACGCTGCTCTCCTGCGTCCGCGGTCTGCACCGCCTGCCAGGGAATCCGGCCGGCTGAGCTGCATTCCGGCTCCGCCTTGGCCGACAGCGACACTCTGAGTCTCAGCCGGAGAACTGCAGCGCTAAGTGAACCGCAGGCTGAGGGGAGAGCGCGGGAGCCCGAGCGAGGAAGGAATGTAACTTCCTTCTTCCGCGTCAGTCATTCGGGAGGAGAAACGATTATTAAagaggcaggaggctggataGTCCCGCACGGGTCCCCTGAGCCAGAGGGGAAACAGAGGGAGTTACATTCGCTCTGCGGAGATGCAAAGTTACACTTTGCTTTTGAGAACATCTCTGCCGCAGAGAAACCAACCAGTAGATTCAATATAACAAGTCATTGACTGGAAGATTAATACGCCTTTAAAGAATGTTATTAAGAATCTGATGTAACACACCACAGTCCCCTGAGACACCCGGCGTGAGTTTTCTGATTTCAAATGAGAGAGCATCATACTTCACCTCCGGCGCTCAAAGTCAGCCATTTCCCGTGCTGAAAACGGCTGGCGCTCTTCCCTGCTAAGAGTGAACACTTTCCTACTCCCAACAGGGGCATAAAACTCTGGCCCATCTTGGATGCTTGTTTAACATAGTCAGTGAAAGGTTGAATTTCAGCCCTGAGTCTAGAGATCCACAAAATTCCTCCGCCTGACATTTGGAAAGTCACTTGGGCAAAGTTTTTCAACTTTTGTGTGCTTCAAGTAAGGTAATTAATGCATAAATAGAAATACAACTATATGTGGCTTGCCCTTCCGGGACTTGTTTCCCAGCCGACTTTACTCAGATTGCTGTCTATACTAACTCTTCAAACTTATGAAATATATAAACACTTACTCATGTAAGTGTTTAAAAGTTAGGTGCCTAATTTTCAGCATATAGGTTTGAGAAAGAAATTGGCCTAAACATCTCTGTGCTCGATCTTCTGCATATTTAAAATTGTGATGATATTTTATTAAACAGGATTATTGAGAAATAATGCTCATTGTACTTGTAATGCCTTTGGGCTGATGGCAGAGGGTAAGACTGATTTCTGTAAGCAAAGGTTAAATCCTTTGTTGGACAACATTATATAGTGATGCATAAGCATGATGTTCCAATAAGAGCAATCCATCATAAAGAGAATAAAGCACCCTGGTGGGCAATCTGTGGGTGACCCAATAGGACCTTTGTTCTGTTTGTGGGTTCCATGTGtggccacaagacattttgtttactgtggcCCATGTGTGGGTTTGCTAGATTCCACTAGTTTCCAGCTGCGTAGATTTTTTCCTACCATATTACTGAAGAGACATACACATAaaacaagggcacatgaagtgaagtGGTGCTATAATTCAATCAGCGCATCCTGCAAGTTCTAGGCACCCTGTTCCAGGAGACCGTCCTGGTTACGACGATCTTGCAGGCCTCTCAGATGAAGAAGGGCCATCCACTAGCCTAGGTGGCCCATTGCTGATAAAGCCTTAAGATAATTCAAGATAAGGATTTTTATTCTCAGAAGTGATTCAGTAGTTACAGCCCCGGGCAGGTTCTCAAGAGCACATCTCCTGAGGAACAAATGGGATGATTCACGGGAGAACAGAACATGACTTCATCAATGAGGAAACACCCAGCACAGCCTGCATCATTGATATCTGGCTGGATGACACCTATActaaccctcctcctcctcatagGATACTTGATGTACACAGATCTAGACAAGACGTCTGGCACC
This window encodes:
- the LOC142021357 gene encoding protocadherin gamma-B5-like, giving the protein MAVPALRSLRADGNWTRNIRIHRGRQQALGVSEMGPGRREPGRAVPRQVPLLAFLLAVLGRAGAEQLRYSVAEEMPPGSLVGNLAKDLGLDVRDLPQRKLRISSEQPHLSVNGDNGDLRVAGRIDREGLCGETPLCVLHLEVVAENPLHVFHLTVAIQDINDNAPRFPKDSIDLEISELERAGARFPLEPAQDPDVGINSLQNYQLSSNPYFVLELKENPDGEKYAELVLEKPLDRERGGSLRLTLSALDGGDPVQTGTVSIQIDVLDANDNPPVFSDQMYKVSLRENRPQGALVLHVTATDADEGANAQITYSFSSLPQSARRLFALDPASGRITTQGVLDFELKSSYTLGVEARDGGGLTGHCKVQVEVLDENDNAPEVTLTSVFSPIPEDSAPGTVIALLKARDPDDGANGEVTCRVQDDLPFKIVSSSKHYYKVLTDGPLDRERTPQYNISITARDGGSPPLSAHTSILLQVSDVNDNAPVFAEASYTAYVGENNPSGASILRVSASDRDAERNARVTYSIVRSSVAEGPVWSYVSLNAQSGAVYAQRSFDYEQLRAFELQVQAADGGSPALSSNVSVRVFIVDRNDNAPRILYPPAGSGSGSGSLELVPRSSEAGYLVSKVVAVDADSGHNAWLSYHVVQATDPSLFRVGLHSGEVRTARAVSERDAAKQRVVALVKDNGQPPLSATVTVSLVLAENLQEAVPEMRERAGESGPEAALQFYLVLALALISFVFLLTVALAVAMKVRSWRSPRLLQCFGPEPYSKSGSMFPPNYEDGTLPYSYQLCLSSDLKSNKCTFRKPSARMGEKVVEGENCGTFLMSNGCSVLKSEAETAEAKLLQSPASERPLQPSKAPGLCALCGLGHFCSPERFQAPSAAEQRAMETAVEPGRREPGRALPRQVPLLAFVLAVLGRAGAEQLRYSVAEEMPPGSLVGNLAKDLGLDVRDLPQRKLRISSEQPHLSVNGDTGDLRVAGRIDREGLCGETPLCALALEAVVEKPLNVFHVTVAIRDINDNAPRFLQSSTDLEINELAPPGARFQLEPAQDPDAGSNSVQRYQLSQDPHFTLAVKESPDGTKYPELVLEKALDREKQSSHHLVLTAVDGGDPARSGTAQIRVNVTDANDNAPEFTEEIYTASVSENLPPGSLVLQVTATDRDEGSHAQITYSFSNTPGNARAVFHLDPESGRITNRGELDFENTQKYALRVEARDAGGQTAQCKVHITILDENDNAPEMAFTSVFSPIPEDSVPGTVIALLKVRDQDTGKNGQVTCHIQRNLPFKIVSSSKHYYKVLTDWPLDRERTPQYNISITARDGGSPPLSAHTNILLQVSDVNDNAPVFAEASYTAYVGENNPSGASILRVSASDGDAERNARVTYSIVRSSVAEGPVWSYVSLNAQSGAVYAQRSFDYEQLRAFELQVQAADGGSPALSSNVSVRVFIVDRNDNAPRILYPPAGSGSGAESGSLELVPRSSEAGYLVSKVVAVDADSGHNAWLSYHVVQATDPSLFRVGLHSGEVRTARAVSERDAAKQRVVALVKDNGQPPLSATVTVSLVLAENLQEAVPEMRERAGESGPEAALQFYLVLALALISFVFLLTVALAVAMKVRSWRSPRLLQCFGPEPYSKSGSMFPPNYEDGTLPYSYQLCLSSDLKSNKCTFRKPSAQDVENILCVDSAGMSFTGNGCVSVRAETDAAGEQAQPNPDWRFSQAQRPGTSGSQNGEEGGTWPNNQFDTEMLQAMILASANEAADGNSTLGGGAGTMGLSTRYGPQFTLQHVPDYRQNVYIPGSTATLSNSSGKRDGKSSGSSGGNKKKSGKKEKK